In one Parambassis ranga chromosome 6, fParRan2.1, whole genome shotgun sequence genomic region, the following are encoded:
- the tshz3a gene encoding teashirt homolog 3 isoform X2, with translation MKGGNMLSYSPEELTEHTVEDEEAEADDLTSAPQDDLPMKDEFVEQSVGAAKEQTCDQESAEATELSGQEMDSESHVSETSDRLSDFESPSRKAESNLVTASLNAGTKTPPIGMDTLEQMKAIYSSFLTSPLWSPLNFNSTQSSTPTEKPARSNSTSSSSSCSSGSYDWHQSAVAKTLQQHPPQSRHSAPSEPSLFSTVQLHRQNPKLFGSIFTGASKFRCKGCSAAYDTLVELTVHMNDTGHYRDDNQDKAGAGARRWSKPRKRSLLEMEGKEDAQKVLKCMYCGHSFESLQDLSVHMIKTKHYQKVPLKEPMAPVAAKIMSSKKRGLVGLDLSATTHSREGTPKAKQPQTDLNEPSQKPSPSPYTASNNRYGHQNGASYAWQFESNKLQILKCMECGSSHNSLQELRTHMMLTGHFLKVTSSMAKRIKTLPEATSPNPGRVTTPPEQRVQSVPLAPSTFSPPSLQTTTASPATSPPLKEIKKEEVEEECTKQEAEGTEKLVAVSVGKEEEGDGEEKYDISKYKYLTEEDLKESPKGGVDILKSLENTVTTAINKAQSGNPSWGGYPSIHAAYQFPSALKLQPGSMEKNSQMKFLFNGGDGAKNQPLISPPLSQSSPFPSNNFQAMEDLVKKVTEKVAKVEQRVKQLSPKRENHLSPCESEAEESHKGGEADSPREWREVTPANSDRGSHSDRASPATEPKRETAVKSPLASTLRCSTAIITGHAPPEQPFVNPLSALQSVMNIHLGKAAKPSLPNQDPLSLLSRLSQSMAEKAAVATPPSQTKKQESVVENSFCQPSDDQPMDLTKGKNDRGSVGSAPLTPSSTASSISPISLVTPAKLTVVSPYTSSSPLHENALSDISDMLRNLTQSHHVTKPPSRPRVAEKTEIVASAHEDDDVSLHGHKRKGRHSNWNPQHLLLLQAQFASSLRQTSEGKYIINDLTPQERMHISRFTGLSMTTISHWLANVKYQLRRTGRTKFLKNLDSGQPIFFCSDCASQIRTPAAYVCHLEAHLGFRVRELAKLSPKQAGRDSQTLSEKLVPLESFLSPQSQDDCNSNGTVYRCQLCVRKFATKHAIKLHLSKSHGKSPEDHLLYVCELEKH, from the exons ATGAAGGGGGGAAATATGCTTT CCTATTCTCCTGAGGAGCTGACAGAGCACActgtggaggatgaggaagCAGAAGCAGACGACCTGACCTCAGCCCCTCAGGATGACCTTCCTATGAAAGATGAGTTTGTGGAGCAAAGCGTAGGGGCTGCCAAGGAACAGACATGTGACCAAGAATCAGCTGAGGCCACAGAGCTCTCAGGACAAGAGATGGACAGTGAGTCACATGTGAGTGAGACCAGCGATCGCCTCTCAGACTTTGAGAGCCCCTCTAGAAAAGCTGAGAGCAACTTGGTCACAGCATCCCTGAATGCTGGCACTAAGACACCTCCCATAGGCATGGACACCTTAGAACAAATGAAAGCTATCTATTCCAGCTTCCTGACCAGCCCTCTGTGGTCACCACTGAACTTTAATTCCACACAGTCCTCAACTCCCACAGAGAAGCCAGCTCGCAGCAACAGCACTAGTAGCagtagcagctgcagcagcggtAGCTATGACTGGCACCAGTCTGCAGTGGCAAAGACACTACAACAGCATCCTCCACAGAGCCGCCACTCTGCTCCGTCTGAGCCCAGCCTGTTTAGTACAGTCCAGCTCCACAGGCAAAACCCAAAGCTGTTTGGTTCAATCTTCACTGGGGCCAGCAAGTTTCGCTGTAAGGGCTGCAGTGCTGCTTATGACACCCTGGTAGAGCTGACAGTTCACATGAATGATACAGGTCACTACCGCGATGACAACCAGGACAAGGCAGGTGCCGGTGCAAGGCGCTGGTCTAAACCACGTAAGCGGTCCCTGTTGGAGATGGAGGGAAAAGAGGATGCCCAGAAAGTTTTGAAGTGCATGTACTGTGGTCACTCCTTTGAATCCCTCCAGGATCTCAGTGTCCACATGATCAAGACCAAACACTACCAGAAAGTGCCTCTGAAGGAGCCCATGGCCCCTGTGGCAGCCAAAATTATGTCTTCAAAGAAAAGAGGACTGGTTGGGTTGGATCTGTCTGCCACAACACACTCCAGAGAAGGAACCCCCAAAGCTAAGCAGCCACAGACAGACCTGAATGAACCCTCACAAAAACCTTCCCCCAGCCCCTACACGGCCTCCAATAACCGCTATGGCCACCAGAATGGTGCCAGCTATGCTTGGCAGTTTGAATCCAACAAACTCCAGATCCTTAAGTGTATGGAGTGTGGAAGTTCCCATAACTCACTCCAAGAACTGAGGACCCACATGATGCTTACAGGACACTTCCTGAAGGTGACTAGCTCTATGGCAAAGAGAATCAAAACACTCCCTGAGGCCACCTCCCCAAATCCTGGGAGGGTCACCACACCTCCTGAACAGAGGGTCCAGTCTGTTCCCCTTGCACCCTCCAccttctctcctccatctcttcaaACTACTACAGCTTCCCCtgccacctctcctcctctcaaagAGATCAAGAAGGAGGAGGTTGAGGAGGAGTGCACTAAGCAAGAGGCTGAAGGAACTGAGAAGCTAGTTGCAGTTTCTGTtggtaaggaggaggagggtgacgGGGAGGAAAAATATGACATCTCAAAGTACAAATATCTTACTGAGGAGGACCTGAAGGAGAGTCCTAAAGGGGGCGTTGATATTCTCAAATCACTGGAAAACACTGTGACGACAGCTATCAATAAGGCGCAGAGTGGGAATCCAAGCTGGGGGGGCTACCCTAGCATCCACGCCGCCTACCAGTTCCCCAGTGCCCTCAAACTTCAACCAGGCAGCATGGAAAAGAATTCACAGATGAAGTTCTTGTTCAATGGCGGGGATGGAGCAAAGAACCAGCCCCTCATTTCTCCACCACTTAGTCAGTCCTCCCCATTTCCCAGCAACAACTTTCAGGCAATGGAAGATTTAGTGAAAAAAGTGACTGAGAAAGTAGCAAAAGTAGAGCAAAGGGTTAAGCAGTTGTCTCCAAAGAGGGAGAACCATCTTTCCCCCTGTGAAAGCGAGGCTGAAGAATCACACAAGGGAGGAGAGGCTGACTCACCTCGGGAATGGAGGGAAGTCACCCCAGCCAATAGCGACAGGGGAAGCCATAGCGACAGAGCATCCCCGGCAACAGAACCCAAGAGAGAAACGGCAGTCAAATCCCCACTTGCTTCGACACTGAGATGCAGCACAGCCATTATTACTGGTCATGCTCCTCCTGAGCAGCCCTTTGTCAACCCTCTAAGTGCTCTTCAGTCAGTAATGAACATTCATTTGGGAAAAGCAGCCAAGCCCTCTTTGCCAAACCAAGATCCCCTGAGCCTGCTCTCTAGGCTCAGTCAGAGCATGGCTGAGAAGGCCGCTGTAGCCACTCCTCCGTCGCAGACCAAAAAGCAAGAAAGTGTAGTTGAAAACAGTTTTTGCCAGCCCAGCGATGACCAGCCTATGGACCtcacaaaagggaaaaatgatAGAGGCTCTGTAGGCTCAGCacctctgacaccttcatccacAGCCTCTTCCATCTCCCCCATCTCTCTAGTCACTCCTGCAAAGCTAACAGTAGTTTCTCCCTACACATCCAGCAGCCCTCTGCATGAAAATGCACTGTCAGATATTTCAGACATGCTGAGAAACCTGACACAATCGCATCATGTCACTAAGCCTCCCTCACGGCCCCGTGTTGCAGAAAAAACTGAAATTGTTGCCTCTGCCCACGAAGATGATGATGTGTCCCTGCACGGCCACAAACGCAAGGGCCGGCACTCCAACTGGAACccccagcacctcctcctcctgcaggcccAGTTTGCCTCAAGTCTGAGGCAAACATCAGAAGGGAAGTACATCATTAATGACCTCACCCCACAGGAAAGAATGCACATATCTCGTTTCACGGGTCTGTCTATGACCACCATCAGCCACTGGCTGGCTAATGTCAAATATCAGCTACGGAGAACAGGCAGAACCAAGTTCCTGAAGAATCTGGACTCTGGTCAGCCTATATTTTTCTGTAGTGACTGTGCCTCACAGATCAGAACCCCAGCAGCTTACGTATGCCACCTGGAAGCCCACCTGGGGTTCAGAGTCAGGGAGCTGGCTAAGCTGTCCCCCAAACAGGCTGGCAGGGACTCCCAAACTCTCTCTGAGAAACTAGTGCCCCTGGAGTCCTTCCTTTCTCCACAATCGCAGGATGACTGCAACAGTAATGGGACAGTGTACCGCTGCCAGCTCTGTGTTCGTAAGTTTGCCACTAAGCACGCCATCAAGCTTCATCTCAGCAAGAGTCATGGGAAATCTCCAGAGGACCATCTGCTATATGTGTGTGAACTAGAGAAACATTAA
- the tshz3a gene encoding teashirt homolog 3 isoform X1 has product MPRRKQEAPKRAAAYSPEELTEHTVEDEEAEADDLTSAPQDDLPMKDEFVEQSVGAAKEQTCDQESAEATELSGQEMDSESHVSETSDRLSDFESPSRKAESNLVTASLNAGTKTPPIGMDTLEQMKAIYSSFLTSPLWSPLNFNSTQSSTPTEKPARSNSTSSSSSCSSGSYDWHQSAVAKTLQQHPPQSRHSAPSEPSLFSTVQLHRQNPKLFGSIFTGASKFRCKGCSAAYDTLVELTVHMNDTGHYRDDNQDKAGAGARRWSKPRKRSLLEMEGKEDAQKVLKCMYCGHSFESLQDLSVHMIKTKHYQKVPLKEPMAPVAAKIMSSKKRGLVGLDLSATTHSREGTPKAKQPQTDLNEPSQKPSPSPYTASNNRYGHQNGASYAWQFESNKLQILKCMECGSSHNSLQELRTHMMLTGHFLKVTSSMAKRIKTLPEATSPNPGRVTTPPEQRVQSVPLAPSTFSPPSLQTTTASPATSPPLKEIKKEEVEEECTKQEAEGTEKLVAVSVGKEEEGDGEEKYDISKYKYLTEEDLKESPKGGVDILKSLENTVTTAINKAQSGNPSWGGYPSIHAAYQFPSALKLQPGSMEKNSQMKFLFNGGDGAKNQPLISPPLSQSSPFPSNNFQAMEDLVKKVTEKVAKVEQRVKQLSPKRENHLSPCESEAEESHKGGEADSPREWREVTPANSDRGSHSDRASPATEPKRETAVKSPLASTLRCSTAIITGHAPPEQPFVNPLSALQSVMNIHLGKAAKPSLPNQDPLSLLSRLSQSMAEKAAVATPPSQTKKQESVVENSFCQPSDDQPMDLTKGKNDRGSVGSAPLTPSSTASSISPISLVTPAKLTVVSPYTSSSPLHENALSDISDMLRNLTQSHHVTKPPSRPRVAEKTEIVASAHEDDDVSLHGHKRKGRHSNWNPQHLLLLQAQFASSLRQTSEGKYIINDLTPQERMHISRFTGLSMTTISHWLANVKYQLRRTGRTKFLKNLDSGQPIFFCSDCASQIRTPAAYVCHLEAHLGFRVRELAKLSPKQAGRDSQTLSEKLVPLESFLSPQSQDDCNSNGTVYRCQLCVRKFATKHAIKLHLSKSHGKSPEDHLLYVCELEKH; this is encoded by the exons ATGCCACGGAGGAAACAAGAAGCGCCCAAGCGCGCAGCAG CCTATTCTCCTGAGGAGCTGACAGAGCACActgtggaggatgaggaagCAGAAGCAGACGACCTGACCTCAGCCCCTCAGGATGACCTTCCTATGAAAGATGAGTTTGTGGAGCAAAGCGTAGGGGCTGCCAAGGAACAGACATGTGACCAAGAATCAGCTGAGGCCACAGAGCTCTCAGGACAAGAGATGGACAGTGAGTCACATGTGAGTGAGACCAGCGATCGCCTCTCAGACTTTGAGAGCCCCTCTAGAAAAGCTGAGAGCAACTTGGTCACAGCATCCCTGAATGCTGGCACTAAGACACCTCCCATAGGCATGGACACCTTAGAACAAATGAAAGCTATCTATTCCAGCTTCCTGACCAGCCCTCTGTGGTCACCACTGAACTTTAATTCCACACAGTCCTCAACTCCCACAGAGAAGCCAGCTCGCAGCAACAGCACTAGTAGCagtagcagctgcagcagcggtAGCTATGACTGGCACCAGTCTGCAGTGGCAAAGACACTACAACAGCATCCTCCACAGAGCCGCCACTCTGCTCCGTCTGAGCCCAGCCTGTTTAGTACAGTCCAGCTCCACAGGCAAAACCCAAAGCTGTTTGGTTCAATCTTCACTGGGGCCAGCAAGTTTCGCTGTAAGGGCTGCAGTGCTGCTTATGACACCCTGGTAGAGCTGACAGTTCACATGAATGATACAGGTCACTACCGCGATGACAACCAGGACAAGGCAGGTGCCGGTGCAAGGCGCTGGTCTAAACCACGTAAGCGGTCCCTGTTGGAGATGGAGGGAAAAGAGGATGCCCAGAAAGTTTTGAAGTGCATGTACTGTGGTCACTCCTTTGAATCCCTCCAGGATCTCAGTGTCCACATGATCAAGACCAAACACTACCAGAAAGTGCCTCTGAAGGAGCCCATGGCCCCTGTGGCAGCCAAAATTATGTCTTCAAAGAAAAGAGGACTGGTTGGGTTGGATCTGTCTGCCACAACACACTCCAGAGAAGGAACCCCCAAAGCTAAGCAGCCACAGACAGACCTGAATGAACCCTCACAAAAACCTTCCCCCAGCCCCTACACGGCCTCCAATAACCGCTATGGCCACCAGAATGGTGCCAGCTATGCTTGGCAGTTTGAATCCAACAAACTCCAGATCCTTAAGTGTATGGAGTGTGGAAGTTCCCATAACTCACTCCAAGAACTGAGGACCCACATGATGCTTACAGGACACTTCCTGAAGGTGACTAGCTCTATGGCAAAGAGAATCAAAACACTCCCTGAGGCCACCTCCCCAAATCCTGGGAGGGTCACCACACCTCCTGAACAGAGGGTCCAGTCTGTTCCCCTTGCACCCTCCAccttctctcctccatctcttcaaACTACTACAGCTTCCCCtgccacctctcctcctctcaaagAGATCAAGAAGGAGGAGGTTGAGGAGGAGTGCACTAAGCAAGAGGCTGAAGGAACTGAGAAGCTAGTTGCAGTTTCTGTtggtaaggaggaggagggtgacgGGGAGGAAAAATATGACATCTCAAAGTACAAATATCTTACTGAGGAGGACCTGAAGGAGAGTCCTAAAGGGGGCGTTGATATTCTCAAATCACTGGAAAACACTGTGACGACAGCTATCAATAAGGCGCAGAGTGGGAATCCAAGCTGGGGGGGCTACCCTAGCATCCACGCCGCCTACCAGTTCCCCAGTGCCCTCAAACTTCAACCAGGCAGCATGGAAAAGAATTCACAGATGAAGTTCTTGTTCAATGGCGGGGATGGAGCAAAGAACCAGCCCCTCATTTCTCCACCACTTAGTCAGTCCTCCCCATTTCCCAGCAACAACTTTCAGGCAATGGAAGATTTAGTGAAAAAAGTGACTGAGAAAGTAGCAAAAGTAGAGCAAAGGGTTAAGCAGTTGTCTCCAAAGAGGGAGAACCATCTTTCCCCCTGTGAAAGCGAGGCTGAAGAATCACACAAGGGAGGAGAGGCTGACTCACCTCGGGAATGGAGGGAAGTCACCCCAGCCAATAGCGACAGGGGAAGCCATAGCGACAGAGCATCCCCGGCAACAGAACCCAAGAGAGAAACGGCAGTCAAATCCCCACTTGCTTCGACACTGAGATGCAGCACAGCCATTATTACTGGTCATGCTCCTCCTGAGCAGCCCTTTGTCAACCCTCTAAGTGCTCTTCAGTCAGTAATGAACATTCATTTGGGAAAAGCAGCCAAGCCCTCTTTGCCAAACCAAGATCCCCTGAGCCTGCTCTCTAGGCTCAGTCAGAGCATGGCTGAGAAGGCCGCTGTAGCCACTCCTCCGTCGCAGACCAAAAAGCAAGAAAGTGTAGTTGAAAACAGTTTTTGCCAGCCCAGCGATGACCAGCCTATGGACCtcacaaaagggaaaaatgatAGAGGCTCTGTAGGCTCAGCacctctgacaccttcatccacAGCCTCTTCCATCTCCCCCATCTCTCTAGTCACTCCTGCAAAGCTAACAGTAGTTTCTCCCTACACATCCAGCAGCCCTCTGCATGAAAATGCACTGTCAGATATTTCAGACATGCTGAGAAACCTGACACAATCGCATCATGTCACTAAGCCTCCCTCACGGCCCCGTGTTGCAGAAAAAACTGAAATTGTTGCCTCTGCCCACGAAGATGATGATGTGTCCCTGCACGGCCACAAACGCAAGGGCCGGCACTCCAACTGGAACccccagcacctcctcctcctgcaggcccAGTTTGCCTCAAGTCTGAGGCAAACATCAGAAGGGAAGTACATCATTAATGACCTCACCCCACAGGAAAGAATGCACATATCTCGTTTCACGGGTCTGTCTATGACCACCATCAGCCACTGGCTGGCTAATGTCAAATATCAGCTACGGAGAACAGGCAGAACCAAGTTCCTGAAGAATCTGGACTCTGGTCAGCCTATATTTTTCTGTAGTGACTGTGCCTCACAGATCAGAACCCCAGCAGCTTACGTATGCCACCTGGAAGCCCACCTGGGGTTCAGAGTCAGGGAGCTGGCTAAGCTGTCCCCCAAACAGGCTGGCAGGGACTCCCAAACTCTCTCTGAGAAACTAGTGCCCCTGGAGTCCTTCCTTTCTCCACAATCGCAGGATGACTGCAACAGTAATGGGACAGTGTACCGCTGCCAGCTCTGTGTTCGTAAGTTTGCCACTAAGCACGCCATCAAGCTTCATCTCAGCAAGAGTCATGGGAAATCTCCAGAGGACCATCTGCTATATGTGTGTGAACTAGAGAAACATTAA